In Deltaproteobacteria bacterium, the following proteins share a genomic window:
- a CDS encoding glycosyltransferase family 2 protein translates to MNDSRSGILQDNSVSQLNGPDLSVIVPAYNEAARLPKTLERLHEYLVASPLTYEIIVIVDGSSDMTAVVARDLLPQVANLRIIDRADNRGKGYTVRQGMLAARGKLRLFTDADNSTDIAHFDKMKPLFELGWDVVIASRSWRDVAGAEQVVSQVWYKRLVGHFGNLWVQFFAVPGIWDTQCGFKAFRGEIADQIFSHAKLDGWAFDIEILALANAMQLKIGIIPARWCNDERSHVRWFHYLSVLRDTLRVRLALWFGLYNSSC, encoded by the coding sequence GTGAACGACTCGCGATCCGGTATTCTCCAGGACAACTCGGTGAGCCAGCTCAACGGCCCCGATCTTTCGGTGATCGTCCCGGCTTACAACGAGGCGGCGCGCTTGCCGAAAACCCTGGAGCGCTTGCACGAATATCTTGTGGCGAGTCCACTGACCTATGAGATTATTGTCATCGTCGACGGTTCGAGCGACATGACTGCGGTCGTTGCTCGCGACCTGTTGCCGCAGGTGGCCAACTTGCGGATTATCGACCGCGCCGACAATCGCGGTAAGGGCTATACGGTGCGACAGGGAATGCTGGCGGCTCGCGGCAAGCTGCGACTCTTTACTGATGCGGACAACTCCACCGATATCGCGCACTTCGACAAGATGAAGCCGCTGTTTGAATTGGGCTGGGATGTCGTCATCGCTTCGCGCAGCTGGCGCGATGTCGCCGGGGCTGAACAGGTGGTATCGCAGGTCTGGTACAAGCGGCTAGTCGGCCACTTTGGCAATCTCTGGGTGCAGTTCTTTGCCGTGCCAGGAATCTGGGATACCCAATGCGGCTTCAAGGCGTTTCGCGGTGAGATCGCCGACCAGATCTTCTCCCACGCCAAGTTAGACGGCTGGGCGTTTGATATTGAAATCCTCGCGTTGGCAAACGCGATGCAGCTCAAGATTGGTATCATTCCGGCCCGTTGGTGTAATGACGAGCGCAGTCATGTGCGTTGGTTTCATTATCTTTCGGTGTTGCGCGACACCTTAAGAGTGAGGCTTGCCCTCTGGTTTGGGCTTTACAATAGTAGTTGTTAA
- a CDS encoding NAD+ synthase: MIQIPTNTTLLREILAAFIRNEVEKTGLKRVVVGLSGGVDSALSAMLAAEALGPQDVLAVLMPYKSSNPDSQRHAEMVARKSGIESMLVEITPQIDAYFEKFPDADARRRGNKMARERMTILYDHSMRWDALVLGTSNKTELLLGYGTLHGDMASAINPLGDLYKTQVWALAAAIGVPSEIVEKEPSADLWTGQTDEGELGFTYREVDKLLYLMVDQRYTRSELIAAGFPERFVDDVSKRIMNSQFKRRLPVIAKVSQRTIDRDFRYSRDWGK, translated from the coding sequence ATGATTCAAATTCCGACCAATACTACTTTGCTCCGGGAAATTCTCGCCGCGTTCATTCGCAACGAGGTCGAGAAAACCGGCTTGAAGCGCGTGGTGGTCGGCCTTTCCGGCGGCGTCGATTCGGCGTTGAGCGCGATGCTCGCCGCTGAGGCGCTTGGGCCGCAAGATGTTTTGGCCGTCTTGATGCCCTACAAAAGCTCCAATCCCGATAGTCAAAGGCACGCCGAAATGGTGGCGCGCAAGAGCGGTATCGAATCGATGCTGGTCGAGATCACGCCGCAGATCGACGCTTATTTCGAAAAATTTCCCGATGCCGACGCGCGCCGGCGCGGCAACAAGATGGCGCGCGAGCGCATGACCATTCTCTACGACCATTCGATGCGGTGGGACGCCTTGGTGCTGGGCACCAGCAACAAGACCGAACTGTTGTTGGGTTATGGCACGCTGCACGGCGACATGGCGTCAGCGATCAACCCGCTGGGCGATCTCTATAAGACGCAAGTCTGGGCATTGGCTGCGGCGATCGGAGTGCCGTCGGAGATTGTCGAAAAGGAACCCTCAGCCGATCTCTGGACCGGCCAAACCGACGAGGGAGAGTTGGGATTTACTTACCGGGAAGTCGACAAGCTGTTGTACCTGATGGTCGATCAGCGCTACACCCGAAGCGAACTGATTGCCGCTGGTTTTCCCGAGCGCTTTGTCGACGATGTTTCGAAGCGCATCATGAACTCGCAGTTTAAGCGCCGTCTGCCAGTGATCGCAAAAGTCTCGCAGCGCACCATCGACCGCGATTTCCGCTATTCGCGCGATTGGGGAAAGTAG
- a CDS encoding xanthine dehydrogenase family protein subunit M — translation MMPLRKFTIHQPKTVAEAAQMLTQFGEKGRLYAGGTELLLAMKHDLLRYENLVDVKTIPGLDKIEASGASVVIGGGVTHRTLERNNVIKEKLPVVAEMESKVANIRVRASGTLGGNLCFAEPHSDPATLLTALEAKARIQGKAGEKTIAVEKLITGAYETSLGADELLTAVEVPALAKNQRAAYLKFQTHERPTLGMALVLEVDGDTIKKARAVVGSVSATPTRSDKTDAALVGKRSDVEKQLGDAAQALADAADPVDDLQGSGEYKRHLIGVFLKRAFVKALV, via the coding sequence ATGATGCCCCTAAGAAAATTCACGATCCATCAACCGAAAACCGTCGCTGAAGCCGCGCAGATGCTCACCCAGTTCGGCGAGAAGGGCCGCCTCTACGCTGGTGGCACCGAGCTGCTGCTCGCGATGAAACACGACTTGCTGCGCTATGAAAATCTTGTCGACGTCAAAACCATTCCCGGACTCGACAAGATCGAAGCGAGCGGTGCGAGCGTCGTCATCGGCGGCGGCGTCACGCACCGGACACTAGAACGCAACAACGTTATCAAAGAAAAACTTCCGGTCGTCGCCGAAATGGAATCCAAAGTCGCCAACATTCGCGTCCGCGCTTCGGGCACGCTGGGCGGCAACCTCTGTTTTGCCGAGCCCCACTCCGATCCCGCAACCCTGCTGACTGCTCTCGAAGCCAAAGCGCGCATTCAAGGCAAAGCCGGCGAGAAAACCATCGCGGTAGAAAAACTCATCACCGGCGCCTACGAAACTTCATTGGGCGCAGACGAACTGCTCACCGCCGTGGAAGTTCCAGCCCTGGCAAAGAATCAGCGCGCCGCCTATCTGAAATTCCAAACCCACGAACGCCCCACTCTGGGCATGGCGCTCGTCCTCGAAGTCGACGGCGACACCATCAAAAAAGCCCGCGCCGTCGTTGGCAGCGTCAGCGCCACACCGACGCGCTCCGACAAGACCGACGCCGCCTTGGTGGGCAAGCGCAGCGACGTGGAAAAGCAACTGGGCGATGCCGCACAAGCACTAGCCGATGCAGCGGATCCGGTGGATGATCTTCAAGGAAGCGGCGAATACAAGCGGCACTTGATCGGGGTTTTCTTAAAGCGGGCGTTCGTCAAAGCGTTGGTTTAA
- a CDS encoding carbon-nitrogen hydrolase: MSIRFAIAQISPKLGDLPANMAIYEEKIRQGVEQKAELLLFPELSLTGYLLRDIVPTAALRLNSPEIEKLKRLSRELPFVAGLVEESADHRFFNAAVYFEDGDVRHVHRKVYLPTYGMFDEQRYFARGDRLRAFDSKFGRLALLICEDLWHPSTIYLAALDGALAVLCPSASPLRGVIDNQAQDDNARYWEMINQAYAETFSLFMVYGNRCGFEDGVGFWGGSEIVDPFGQRLAKAKYYDQDFVIAEVGFETVRRKRTMSPLLRDEDIDLTINELLRIRERPAPQSSLQEVKDAKVPKSRVAKRGRG, translated from the coding sequence GTGTCCATTCGTTTTGCCATCGCACAGATAAGTCCCAAACTTGGCGATCTGCCGGCCAACATGGCGATTTACGAGGAGAAAATCCGCCAAGGGGTCGAGCAAAAAGCCGAGCTTCTGCTGTTTCCGGAACTGAGCCTGACCGGTTATCTGCTGCGCGACATCGTGCCCACGGCGGCGCTTCGGTTAAACTCTCCGGAAATCGAAAAACTCAAGCGACTGAGCCGAGAACTCCCTTTTGTCGCGGGGCTGGTCGAAGAGAGCGCCGATCACCGGTTTTTCAATGCCGCCGTCTATTTCGAAGATGGCGACGTGCGTCACGTGCATCGCAAGGTTTATCTGCCGACCTACGGTATGTTCGACGAGCAGCGCTATTTCGCGCGCGGCGATCGGCTGCGCGCCTTCGACTCTAAATTCGGCCGGCTTGCGCTGCTGATTTGCGAGGACCTCTGGCACCCCTCGACAATTTATTTGGCAGCGTTGGATGGCGCGCTGGCGGTGCTCTGTCCTTCGGCGAGTCCGCTGCGCGGTGTGATCGACAACCAGGCGCAGGACGACAACGCGCGCTATTGGGAGATGATCAATCAAGCTTACGCCGAGACTTTTAGTTTGTTTATGGTCTATGGCAATCGCTGCGGTTTCGAAGACGGTGTTGGCTTCTGGGGCGGCTCGGAAATCGTCGATCCTTTTGGCCAACGGCTCGCCAAAGCAAAATATTACGACCAGGATTTCGTTATCGCCGAGGTGGGCTTCGAAACGGTGCGGCGCAAACGCACCATGTCGCCGCTCTTGCGCGACGAGGATATCGACTTGACGATTAATGAATTGCTGCGCATTCGCGAGCGGCCCGCGCCACAGAGCAGTCTCCAAGAGGTGAAGGACGCGAAGGTGCCAAAGTCCCGCGTTGCCAAGCGCGGGCGTGGCTAG
- a CDS encoding nucleotidyltransferase family protein translates to MKAMIFAAGLGERLRPITSRLPKALVPVAGRPMIDYPLALLRHYGIRDIVINLHHLGEQIEAYLGNGAAQGLSIVYSREDELLDTGGGLLKAKPYLQDDRFVVINTDVLIDLPLAALVDFHQRNRAAATLAVRPDPFADQFGSMEVDESGRIERFLQVHRPNAIPAAREKLMFTGVQILEPRIFDYMPPPDRQKKFGTTKDTYPRMLTSGEPLYGFRFDGYWQDLGTEQRVAAAEQSLAQATTRLHYLS, encoded by the coding sequence ATGAAAGCCATGATCTTTGCCGCCGGTCTCGGCGAGCGCTTGCGACCGATCACCAGTCGCTTGCCCAAGGCGCTGGTACCCGTTGCCGGTCGGCCGATGATCGACTACCCGCTGGCATTGCTGCGCCATTACGGCATTCGCGACATCGTGATCAACCTGCATCACCTGGGCGAACAGATCGAGGCTTATTTGGGAAACGGCGCAGCGCAGGGGCTTAGCATCGTCTACTCCAGAGAGGACGAGCTGCTCGATACCGGCGGCGGGCTGCTCAAGGCAAAACCTTACCTGCAAGACGACCGCTTCGTGGTTATCAACACCGATGTGTTGATCGACCTGCCGCTCGCTGCATTGGTCGACTTTCACCAGCGAAATCGGGCCGCGGCGACGCTCGCGGTGCGCCCAGATCCGTTTGCCGACCAATTCGGTTCGATGGAGGTAGACGAGTCAGGACGGATCGAACGCTTCCTTCAAGTGCACCGACCGAACGCGATCCCTGCGGCGAGAGAAAAGCTAATGTTCACCGGCGTGCAGATACTTGAACCACGCATCTTCGACTACATGCCGCCGCCAGACCGGCAGAAAAAATTTGGCACGACCAAAGACACCTACCCGCGCATGCTCACCAGCGGCGAGCCGCTCTACGGCTTTCGCTTTGACGGCTACTGGCAGGATCTCGGCACGGAGCAAAGAGTCGCCGCAGCCGAGCAAAGTTTGGCTCAAGCAACGACGAGGCTTCACTACCTGAGTTGA
- a CDS encoding superoxide dismutase family protein, with product MGIVLFCLILAHLESAIACPNIPVIGSKIVITPLWRQHENPGLHAVHIHAVGKCEGPGFTSAAGHFNLSDPAGNAGNRIVCGVIAASR from the coding sequence ATCGGTATTGTCTTGTTTTGTCTTATTCTGGCTCATTTGGAGTCTGCCATTGCGTGCCCCAACATCCCAGTGATAGGGAGTAAAATCGTGATCACACCTTTGTGGAGACAGCATGAAAATCCCGGGCTGCACGCGGTCCATATCCACGCGGTCGGCAAGTGCGAAGGCCCAGGGTTCACCAGCGCGGCCGGACATTTCAATCTGTCCGATCCTGCCGGCAATGCCGGCAACCGCATCGTTTGCGGCGTGATTGCAGCATCGCGCTGA
- a CDS encoding metallophosphoesterase: MFSYYLLISLPLQFYLFLRARRFVRERFAGKKGHDSLIALNAFWFLVLLVPLACRVFAGASYDALESREFRSLFYATSIWGVGAIGCALVLLGYNWFRRVNPSAPASTPDVSRREFLRRSVNFAAAAPFAVSGYGVLLERRRFSIERFEIAISELPESLSQLRIVQLTDVHAGPFMSSEDLKQYADAVNELQPDLIVLTGDFVTGEFDEANICADGLAGLKARYGVFACMGNHDIHAGADDRLTELFAKHGIHTLRNDGVTLATAAGRISILGIDDLKLGKPDLAGAQRAVDDDPGELKILLSHRPEIFPLAAQAGIDLVVSGHYHGGQVKPYMGCESPSVARLLTPYAEGLYRLQPTSAKRSTHLFVGRGIGTSGLPIRVNCPPQIAELVLIQV, translated from the coding sequence ATGTTTTCGTACTATCTGCTCATTTCGTTGCCGTTGCAGTTCTACCTCTTCCTGCGCGCACGCCGCTTTGTGCGCGAGAGATTCGCCGGGAAAAAGGGCCACGACTCTCTCATCGCGCTCAACGCCTTTTGGTTTCTCGTGCTGCTGGTTCCTTTGGCTTGCCGTGTCTTTGCTGGTGCCAGCTACGACGCGCTCGAGTCCAGGGAATTTCGCAGCTTGTTCTATGCTACGTCTATCTGGGGCGTGGGAGCCATTGGATGCGCGTTGGTATTGCTAGGTTATAACTGGTTTCGCCGCGTGAATCCAAGCGCGCCGGCGAGCACACCGGACGTAAGCCGCCGTGAGTTTCTTAGACGCAGCGTCAATTTTGCCGCCGCCGCGCCGTTTGCGGTATCGGGCTACGGCGTTTTGCTGGAACGGCGCCGGTTCTCGATCGAGCGATTCGAAATCGCCATCAGCGAGCTACCGGAGAGTCTCTCGCAGCTGCGTATCGTGCAGCTGACCGACGTACATGCCGGCCCTTTCATGAGCAGCGAAGACCTCAAGCAATACGCCGATGCCGTCAACGAGCTCCAACCCGATTTGATCGTGCTGACCGGCGATTTTGTCACGGGGGAGTTCGATGAGGCGAACATTTGCGCCGACGGTTTGGCAGGGCTAAAGGCTCGCTACGGCGTCTTTGCGTGCATGGGAAATCACGATATTCACGCTGGCGCCGACGATCGGCTGACCGAGCTGTTTGCCAAGCACGGCATCCACACTCTAAGGAACGATGGTGTTACGCTGGCCACCGCCGCAGGGAGAATTTCTATCCTCGGCATCGACGATCTCAAGTTGGGAAAGCCCGACCTTGCTGGCGCCCAGCGCGCAGTGGACGATGATCCGGGTGAGCTCAAAATTTTGCTTTCGCACCGGCCGGAAATATTTCCGCTGGCTGCGCAGGCTGGCATCGATCTCGTTGTGTCGGGGCACTATCACGGCGGGCAAGTCAAGCCATACATGGGCTGCGAGAGCCCATCGGTGGCGCGTTTGCTGACGCCCTATGCCGAAGGGCTCTATCGGCTGCAGCCAACCAGCGCCAAACGTTCCACCCATCTCTTCGTCGGCCGCGGCATCGGTACCAGCGGTTTACCGATCCGGGTGAATTGCCCGCCGCAGATTGCCGAACTGGTGCTTATTCAGGTGTGA
- a CDS encoding xanthine dehydrogenase family protein molybdopterin-binding subunit, producing MSAQEKTDFSIVNHSIPRRDGRVKVTGRAQYVADLKLIGMAYAKVLRSPYAHAKIISIDKTKAENHPGVYCVVTGFDLKGLNPYFGHAVKDHPLLAIDKVRYAGEPVAAVVAVDERTAFEALEFIDVKYEELKGIFTPQEALAKDAPLLHDRKFEAGALRGFEGEVSAGKGSNICQTHKIQWGDIDKAFKEAAAVIEGDYYFPMTYAYAMEPYVAIADVTDQGVNIYSSAQHPFMVRHDLKTVFNLPVSKVRLMVPFVGGGYGSKSYTKVEPLAAACSWKAKRPVKLQLTVEEAMLTTRSDDAYTWMRTAVDKNGKIIARQAKIMMNTGAYAENSPLVVEKSTNRCVGPYAIPNVLIENMSLYTNTVPASSYRGFGCAQVTLPGESQIDELAAKIGMDPYEFRQLNAAQPKQEFFPGMRPFDGTLKQDLETAAKSIGWGTPVPKGHGRTVACSGSDAGAYPLTSTAVRVHADGSVTIMTGSTELGQGSHTILPQIAAEELGIEYSEVNVVSSDTAITPYDRSTGASRTTTLMGSAVLEACQEAIQQMVVMAADVLKVKKEDIQVIKGGVRCGEAQLNWSQVISKFYALPDGEVIGRSYIRKSGRFAALPVFWETAATACELSVDEDTGKITVEKLATVGDVGLAINPALAEGQDIGAATMGLGIGLFEELVYEGSQLMNGSILDYRVPRFSDLPKEVELHLVQNRDGVGPYGAKGGGEASLNSMAANIANGVDKAVGVRIRQAPLTPERVWRAMREKKG from the coding sequence GTGAGCGCGCAAGAAAAAACCGATTTTTCTATCGTCAATCATTCGATCCCGCGGCGCGACGGGCGCGTCAAAGTCACCGGCCGGGCGCAGTACGTCGCCGACTTAAAACTAATCGGTATGGCCTACGCGAAAGTGCTGCGCAGCCCCTACGCCCACGCGAAAATTATCTCTATCGACAAGACCAAAGCGGAGAATCATCCCGGCGTTTACTGTGTCGTCACCGGCTTCGATCTCAAAGGATTGAATCCCTATTTCGGCCACGCGGTCAAAGACCATCCGCTCTTAGCCATCGACAAAGTCCGCTACGCCGGCGAGCCCGTGGCGGCCGTCGTCGCAGTCGACGAACGCACCGCGTTCGAGGCGCTGGAATTCATCGATGTCAAATACGAAGAGCTGAAAGGCATCTTCACGCCGCAGGAAGCGCTCGCCAAAGACGCCCCGTTGTTGCACGACCGAAAATTCGAAGCCGGCGCGCTGCGCGGTTTCGAAGGCGAAGTGAGCGCTGGCAAGGGCAGCAACATCTGCCAGACCCATAAAATTCAGTGGGGCGACATCGACAAAGCTTTCAAAGAAGCGGCCGCTGTGATCGAGGGCGACTACTATTTTCCGATGACCTACGCCTACGCGATGGAGCCCTATGTCGCCATCGCCGATGTCACCGATCAGGGCGTTAACATTTACTCTTCGGCGCAGCACCCCTTCATGGTGCGCCACGATTTGAAAACCGTTTTCAATTTGCCGGTCAGCAAAGTGCGCCTGATGGTGCCGTTTGTCGGCGGCGGTTACGGCAGTAAGTCGTATACGAAAGTCGAGCCGCTGGCTGCGGCCTGCTCATGGAAAGCCAAGCGGCCGGTGAAGCTCCAGCTCACCGTCGAAGAAGCCATGCTCACCACGCGCAGCGATGACGCTTACACCTGGATGCGCACGGCGGTCGACAAAAACGGAAAAATAATTGCGCGCCAGGCTAAAATAATGATGAACACCGGCGCATACGCCGAGAATAGTCCGCTGGTGGTCGAGAAGTCGACCAATCGCTGCGTCGGACCGTATGCGATTCCTAATGTGTTGATCGAAAACATGTCGCTCTACACGAACACCGTTCCGGCGAGCTCCTATCGCGGCTTCGGCTGCGCCCAAGTCACTTTGCCGGGCGAGTCGCAGATCGACGAGCTGGCGGCGAAGATCGGCATGGACCCCTACGAGTTTCGCCAGTTGAATGCCGCGCAGCCAAAGCAAGAATTTTTCCCCGGCATGCGCCCCTTCGACGGCACGTTGAAGCAGGATCTGGAAACCGCCGCGAAGTCGATCGGCTGGGGCACACCCGTGCCGAAGGGCCACGGCCGCACGGTCGCTTGCTCAGGCAGCGACGCCGGCGCCTATCCTTTAACGTCGACAGCCGTGCGGGTTCACGCAGATGGCTCGGTCACGATCATGACTGGCAGCACGGAACTAGGCCAAGGCAGCCACACGATTTTGCCGCAGATCGCAGCCGAAGAGTTAGGCATCGAATATAGCGAAGTGAACGTGGTCTCGTCCGACACCGCGATCACGCCCTACGACCGTTCCACCGGCGCCAGCCGCACGACGACATTGATGGGCAGCGCGGTCTTGGAAGCCTGCCAAGAAGCGATCCAACAAATGGTCGTGATGGCCGCCGACGTCCTTAAAGTGAAGAAGGAAGATATTCAAGTGATCAAAGGCGGCGTGCGCTGCGGCGAAGCCCAGCTCAACTGGTCGCAGGTGATCAGCAAATTCTACGCGCTGCCCGACGGCGAAGTGATCGGCCGTTCGTACATCAGAAAATCCGGACGGTTTGCAGCCCTGCCGGTCTTCTGGGAGACCGCGGCCACCGCCTGCGAGCTTTCCGTCGACGAAGATACCGGCAAGATCACCGTCGAAAAACTCGCGACCGTCGGCGACGTCGGCTTAGCGATCAACCCCGCGTTGGCCGAAGGCCAAGACATCGGCGCCGCGACCATGGGGTTGGGCATCGGCCTGTTCGAGGAGCTGGTCTACGAAGGCTCGCAGTTGATGAACGGCTCGATCCTCGACTACCGCGTGCCGCGCTTCTCCGACTTGCCGAAAGAAGTCGAATTGCACTTGGTACAAAACCGCGACGGCGTCGGCCCCTACGGCGCCAAAGGCGGTGGCGAAGCATCGTTAAATTCCATGGCCGCCAACATCGCCAACGGCGTCGATAAAGCCGTCGGCGTGCGCATCCGCCAAGCGCCGCTGACACCCGAGCGGGTGTGGCGAGCGATGAGAGAGAAGAAAGGATGA
- a CDS encoding aminoglycoside phosphotransferase, protein MNPPMQDWLSAELRQRFSAGCELLSLTPLAGDASSRRYYRARLSGTETVPSLIVMQLPEGSSLPLSSEELAVFKEAPKELPFINVHRFLEKIGVCVPKLYGYWENEGILVLEDLGDQPLWERVQNIPPQEVLVWYKKALDELLTLQRRGTAQRDGDCIAFQQRFDYALYMWEFDHFLQYGLSKRPGLVVSDALQKDLRSCFTTIARDLDHEPPCLNHRDYHSWNLMIHDEKVAVIDFQDALLAPPQYDLASLLNDRITDSVVTTELEKELLDYFLAGRKDFAAPPVTKDHFVEIYLLSAIQRDLKVVGRFYYLDVVKGKPGYMKFVPPTLRRLKRNLARLPRTEHLLPLLAEHFAELR, encoded by the coding sequence ATGAACCCGCCCATGCAAGATTGGCTGTCTGCCGAACTGCGCCAGCGCTTCAGCGCCGGCTGCGAGTTGTTGTCTCTGACGCCGCTTGCCGGCGATGCTTCGAGCCGGCGTTACTATCGCGCCCGCCTAAGCGGCACCGAAACCGTACCGTCACTGATCGTTATGCAACTGCCCGAGGGAAGTTCGCTGCCGCTCTCGTCTGAGGAACTGGCAGTGTTCAAGGAAGCTCCAAAGGAACTGCCTTTCATCAATGTTCACCGCTTCTTGGAAAAGATCGGCGTGTGCGTGCCAAAACTTTACGGTTATTGGGAGAATGAAGGCATTTTAGTGCTCGAAGATTTGGGCGATCAGCCGCTGTGGGAGCGGGTGCAGAACATTCCTCCTCAGGAAGTCCTGGTTTGGTACAAAAAAGCCCTTGATGAATTATTGACACTACAACGGCGCGGCACGGCGCAGCGTGACGGGGACTGCATCGCGTTCCAACAACGTTTCGACTATGCGCTGTACATGTGGGAGTTCGATCATTTCCTACAGTACGGTTTATCTAAGCGGCCCGGCCTAGTCGTCAGCGACGCTTTGCAAAAGGACTTACGCAGTTGCTTCACAACGATCGCCCGCGATCTCGATCATGAGCCGCCGTGCTTGAACCACCGCGACTACCATAGTTGGAACTTGATGATTCACGACGAAAAAGTCGCGGTCATCGATTTTCAAGACGCGCTGTTGGCACCGCCGCAATACGACCTCGCCTCGTTGTTGAACGATCGCATCACCGACAGCGTCGTGACCACCGAGCTGGAAAAGGAGCTGCTCGATTATTTTCTCGCCGGACGCAAAGACTTCGCCGCACCGCCTGTGACGAAAGATCATTTCGTGGAAATCTACCTGCTCTCGGCGATTCAGCGCGACCTCAAGGTCGTCGGCCGCTTTTACTACCTCGACGTCGTGAAAGGCAAACCCGGCTACATGAAATTCGTCCCGCCGACGCTGCGCCGGTTAAAACGCAACCTAGCGCGGCTACCACGCACCGAACATCTGCTGCCGTTACTGGCCGAGCATTTCGCAGAGCTGCGCTGA